In Aphis gossypii isolate Hap1 unplaced genomic scaffold, ASM2018417v2 Contig00124, whole genome shotgun sequence, the following proteins share a genomic window:
- the LOC126553288 gene encoding ATP-dependent DNA helicase PIF1-like, with translation MSPGPQLAVVDRLLRDIMGSESPFGGKPVLFAGDFRQILPVVRRGSRSVIVMSSIKHNSLWQNSEKFELTRNMRAGNDADFADWLLLLGSGQLPTVDGVQDTVEIPREMVCDVVELIDFVYPQHISLANVDDFARKIVLCPRNDECRQINRTVLQRIEGAERTYTAIDTVVIDDPDEEANFPTEFLNLLELNGLPPFKLTLRVGAIVMLLRNLDPKRKLCNGTRLVVTELRRHNFRARVLSGDGGAQDDVIIPAIPMTAGGEDDLPFKMKRIQFPVRLSFAMTINKSQGQTFDRVGLLLLSPVFTHGQLYVAFSRVRNAQSVKVGMYDDGNGRFVTKNIVHREVLLTR, from the coding sequence ATGTCACCGGGACCACAACTCGCGGTGGTCGATCGTTTGCTCAGGGACATCATGGGATCGGAATCTCCGTTCGGCGGTAAACCGGTCCTGTTCGCGGGCGACTTCAGGCAAATATTGCCCGTCGTCCGCCGGGGAAGCAGGAGTGTCATCGTCATGTCGTCGATTAAGCACAACTCTTTGTGGCAAAACTCGGAGAAGTTTGAATTGACGCGAAACATGCGCGCCGGTAATGATGCGGACTTCGCGGATTGGTTGCTCCTGCTCGGCAGCGGTCAATTGCCAACGGTCGACGGTGTTCAAGACACCGTTGAAATCCCACGGGAAATGGTATGTGACGTTGTcgaattaattgattttgtttaccCGCAGCACATATCGTTGGCTAACGTTGACGATTTTGCTCGGAAAATTGTTCTGTGTCCCAGAAACGACGAATGCAGACAAATCAATCGTACAGTGTTACAGCGCATTGAGGGCGCTGAGAGGACGTATACTGCCATAGACACCGTGGTGATCGACGATCCCGACGAGGAAGCCAATTTTCCTACCGAGTTTCTCAACTTGCTGGAACTGAACGGACTGCCGCCGTTCAAATTGACGCTCAGGGTCGGCGCCATCGTCATGTTGCTGAGGAATCTTGATCCAAAGAGAAAACTGTGCAACGGTACGAGGTTAGTGGTCACCGAACTCCGGCGACACAACTTCAGAGCGAGGGTGCTGTCTGGTGATGGTGGTGCGCAAGACGACGTTATCATACCAGCGATACCGATGACTGCCGGTGGTGAGGACGACCTGCCTTTCAAAATGAAACGGATTCAGTTCCCGGTAAGGTTGTCGTTTGCGATGACAATCAACAAGTCTCAGGGTCAAACGTTCGACCGAGTTGGATTGCTCCTACTGTCGCCGGTGTTCACTCACGGGCAACTGTACGTTGCATTTTCCAGAGTCAGAAACGCTCAATCTGTCAAAGTCGGGATGTACGATGATGGTAACGGTCGATTCGTCACAAAGAACATTGTGCACAGGGAAGTTCTACTAACACGGTAG